TTAGATGGTTCCCATATGTTGGCCGGTCAACCTATTGCTGCTGGAGCTGGGTTTGGAAGACAGGCAGAATTAGTAACCCCATTTTCTATGGATTTGAACGGAAATGGTATCACGGTTTCAAACGACGTCTGGTCCAAAATGAAATCCAACGTACCTGTGGATTCTGAAGGTAAAACGGTACATCCCATAAAAGCAGACGCTTTAAAACCAGTTATTACAGGCTATAAGAATAGCGGAAAGCCTTTTAAAATGGGAATGGTTTTTCCAGTATCGACCCATAATTATGAGATTCGTTACTGGCTTGCTGCTGCAGGTATCCACCCTGGTATGTATACAGCCGATAATGTTCAAGGCCAGATAGATGCCGAGGTATTGTTATCCGTCACCCCACCGCCACAGATGCCAGCAACCTTAGAGGCGGGCACCATTTATGGATATTGTGTGGGCGAACCATGGAATCAGCAAGCTGTTTTTAAAGGGATAGGTGTGCCTGTTACTACCAACTACGATATCTGGAAGAACAATCCGGAAAAGGTTTTCGTTATGACTAAAAAGTTTATTGAAGAAAATCCGAACACAGCGGTTGCAGTCACTAAGGCCCTGATTCGTGCCGGGAAGTGGTTGGACGAACCTGAAAACAGGGCCGAGGCGGTAAAAATATTGTCGATGTCACAATATGTGGGTGCACCAGAAGAGGTGTTGGCCAACTCTATGACCGGTACTTTTGAGTTTGAAAAAGGTGACAAACGTTCCATGCCCGACTTCAATGTATTCTACAAGTATGATGCGACCTATCCTTTTTATTCGGACGGTATTTGGTTTTTGACCCAAATGCGCAGATGGGGGCAGATTCCTCAGTCAAAGCCAGCTGAGTGGTACGGTGAGACCATCAAAGATATTTATCGTCCAGATATCTGGAGAAAAGCGGCAGAACTTTTGGTGGTCGAAGGCCATATTCCTGCAAGTGACATTCCAACTACAGATGGCTACAAACCAGCCACATCGGAATTCATTGATGGCAATACGTACGATGCAAAAGATCCCATTGGCTATATCAATAGCTTCAAAATAGGAAATAAAGAAGAGACTTCACTTTAAATTACTAGAAGCCATGAAGCAAAGTGTGATAGTAACCAAAGCAGAACAAATAAAATGGGCCGTTGGTGTGCGGGGTTTAGTATCAAAACTGAAGTTGAAACTCCCAAAATTTGAGTTTAAAAGCGTCCTGAAAAAACTCATCATCCCGCTGATATCCATCTTGGCCTTTTTTGGAATTTGGCATATAGGCTCGGACATCTTGCGTCAGAGAGAAATCGATTTTAGGGTCGAAAAAACTTTACAGGATCAAGGTCAAGTAGCAGCTAACGCCCTACAGGCTTGTTTTGCCACGGGCGGTCTTGATTGTCAGACCAATACCCTGCCTTCACCAAGTCAAGTCTGGGCTTCGGTTAAAACATTGGTTGCGGATCACTACATCATCAAACAAGATAAATTGGATTTCATTGCAAAGACCGAAGCACTCAATACCAAAAGATTGGAAAAGGGAAAAGAACCCATCGTATACACTGGCAGACCTTCGTTCATTGATATTGTATTGACCAGTTTGAAAACGGTTTTTGCAGGGTTTTTACTGGCATTTTTTATTGCTGTTCCTATTGGTATTGTCATTGGGCTGAGCAATACCTTAAGGAATGCCATCAATTGGTTCATTCAGGTCTTTAAACCAGTGTCACCGGTAGTATGGTACTTGTTGGTCTTTATGATTGTGAAAACGCTATTGATAGGTACTAGCTCTGACAACTCCTTCGTGATTTCGTTTATCAGTGTCGGATTATGTTCAATGTGGGCCACCTTGGTAAATACGGCTATGGGAGTCTCTTCTGTGGACAAAGATTATATCAATGTGGCAAAGGTGTTGAAATTAGGACCGATTCAAAAAGTCTTCAAAGTAATCTTGCCCTCTTCGCTTCCCTTAATTTTTACAGGTCTACGTATTACCCTTTCTGTAGCGTGGATGGTCTTGATTGCGATTGAACTTTTGGCTCAGAGCCCTGGACTTGGTCTTTTCGTTTGGGAAGAATTCCAAAATGGGGCTAATGATTCAAACTCAAAAATCATTGTGGCCATGTTCGTCATTGGCATAATTGGCTTTCTATTGGATAGGATTATGCTTTGGATTCAAAATGCAGTTTCATTTAACAAAAACGCTACAGCATAAAAACGCAAGTCATGGCATATTTAGAGCTCAACAATATTGGAAAAATATACGGTGAGGGTACAAGCGCCACCGAGGTACTTACAAATATCAACCTGTCCATTGAAGAAGGAGAGTTTGTTGCCATTGTTGGATTTACCGGAAGCGGGAAGACTACCTTGGTCAACTTAATCAATGGGCTATTGCAACCCTCCACTGGCGAAGTGCTGTTCAAAGGCGAACCTGTAAAGGATACGAGCCATGAAAGAGGAGTGATTTTCCAGAACTACTCACTATTGCCGTGGCTAACTGTGGGTCAGAATATAGCTATGGCAGTCAAAGAAGCATTCCCTAAAGAGAGCAGAACTAAAATCGATCAAAGGGTGGCCGATTATGTGGATATGGTCAGCTTAACACCTGCCATTAACAAGCGCCCCAAAGAATTGTCCGGAGGCATGCGTCAACGCGTGGCAGTTGCACGGGCATTGGCCATGAATCCAGAGATGATTATTATGGACGAACCTTTAGGTGCGTTAGATGCATTGACACGAGGCAACCTCCAAGATGAAATATTGAACATCTGGAGCAAGGACAAGCGAACGGCACTGCTTATTACCAATGATGTGGACGAGGGTATTTATATGGCGGACCGTATCATCCCTCTAAGACCGGGCCCGAAAGCTACTTTGGGACCAGAGTTTAAAATCAATATTGACCGTCCAAGGGACAAGACCGCATTGAATGACAATGCTGAATACAAAAAAACCCGAAACGCCATAATTGAGTACTTGATGGACATTGGTGAAGAACGAAAAGCGGTATCTACCATCACCTATGAGCTTCCTGAATTAAGTCCAAAAAGCTTTGTAGCCTAATGTAAAATTTTTTTAAGATGAGCACAGCGACAACAACAATCGAAAAAACCCATGAAAATGGTATTACATTTCCGTTGGACAAAGTGATGTTGGATTTGCGGGATTTGAAAAAGGTATATCCGACACCAAAAGGTGACTATGTGGTTTTAGAGCATTTGAACCTACAAATCCTTAAAGAAGAATTCGTAACCATTATTGGGCATTCAGGTTGCGGCAAGACTACCATGCTCTCCATGATTGCCGGATTAAACCCTATCTCAAGTGGAAATATTGCCGTATTGGGGAACCCTGTTAAAGGCCCTGGACCAGATCGGGGCGTTATTTTTCAGTCCCCAAGCCTTATGCCATGGATGACGGCCCTGCAGAATGTACTTTTGGGCGTTAATCGGGTGTTTCCACATGCAACAAAAACACAACGAAAAGATATTGCCAAATATTACTTGCATAAAGTAGGACTCGAGGGAGCCTTCAACAAAAAGGCCAACGAACTTTCACAAGGTATGCAGCAACGTGTGGGTATTGCCAGAGCCTTTGCCTTTAAACCAAAAGTATTGTTGCTGGATGAGCCTTTTGGAATGCTAGATTCATTGACCCGAGGCGAACTTCAGGATATTTTGATTGAAATCTGGAACAAGGAAAAAATTACGGCTGTTATGATTACCCATGATGTGGACGAAGCTATTTTTCTGGCTGACCGTGTGGTTATGATGACCAGTGGACCAAAGGCAAAAATCGGTGACATTCTGAATATTGATTTCGAGCGACCAAGAACTCGAAAATCAGTTTTGGAACATAATGACTATTACAACTATCGCAAACATCTAATTGATTTTTTAGAACATTAAAAACCTCACTCAACGTAAACTCAGAAATTATGAAAAAGCTATATTTTATTTTATTCCTATTTATTCTATCGGTTAACCCAATAATAGCGCAATTTACACTGGATGCGCAATTTAGACCAAGAACGGAGTATAGAAACGGATTTCAATTCTTACAACAAGATGGTGTCGATGCCGGCTTTGTGACGAACACCCGAGCTCGTATAGGGGCAGGTTATAAAACGGATTCTTACGAAATCTATATCAATATTCAAGACCTTCAAATTTGGGGCGAAAATCCACAATTGGCCCCGATTGATGCCAACGACACCTTTAGTCTTTTTGAAGCTTGGGCAGAATTGCAGTTAGGGAAAGGATGGTCCACAAAATTGGGGCGTCAGGTTTTGTCCTATGATGACCAACGCTATTTTGGTGGTCTGGATTGGGCACAGCAAGGGAGGTATCACGATTTAGCAATGATAAAATATCGAAAAGATGGATTTATGTTTGACCTTGGCTTTGCGTTCAACCAAGATTTAGATTCAGATTCGCAAAATGCACCTAAGTTTGGATTCAAAAATGCTGGAACCGAATTCAATTCTGGCAATCCTTTCCAGTATAAGACAATGCAACACCTTTATGCCAAGAAAAAGTTCAACAACTTTAGTGCAAGCCTGTTATTGGCCAACTTAGGTTTTCAACAAATTGACGGTGATACAGGGGAAGTCAGTGATATTCAAAGTACGTTTACCGCGGGTACTCACTTAACATATAAGAAAGGAAAATTTGGATTAGAGGGCAATGCATTCTTGCAGACTGGAAAATTCTTTAATGGCATTGACATTGAAGGTGCCTATCTGTTAGGTCTGGAGAGTACTTATGCCATAAGCCCAAAAACCAAATTGGGTCTGGGAATCGAGGCGATAAGTGGGGATGATACTACTACCGAAGCCACAGAGGCCTTTTTACCCCATTTTGGAACAAACCACAAGTTCAATGGATTTATGGACCACTTCTACGTGGGCAATTGGGTCAACAGAGTTGGTTTGTTGGACATTCATGCAAGTGCCATATTCAACTTGGGTGATAAAACCACTTTGTTCACGAAGTTTTTGAACTTTAATGGCATGGAAAAAACGCCTAGTGGGGAACGTAGTCTTGGCAATGAACTGGATATCGTATTGACCCAAAAGTTTAATGGCTTTGCGATTAAGCTGGGCTACTCCCAATTATTTGCAACTGATGGTTTGGAGGAACTGGAAACGGCCCGGCTGGGTTCAGAAACAGCGATTGATTTTAAAGGTTCCCAAAACTGGGCATGGGCAATGCTGATTATCAAACCAACCCTCTTTACCACTGCAAAAAAAGCTAAATAATTACTACCATTGATTATACTAGGAAGGGTTGCCATGGCATTTAAATGCCATGGCAACCTATTTTTTTCGACAATTCAGATTTTGGGCTATTTTTGTTCAAATGGAAACTGTTCTTAATAATGCGATTCAAATTGTGCTTGCCGATGATCATGCATTAGTGCGTGACGGAATCCGTGCCTTATTGGAAGAAGAAAACAATCTCCAAGTGATAGGTGAAGTATCCAATGGTACTGAGGCCATGGCTATGGTAGCAGAGAAACAACCTGATATTTTGATTATTGATATTCGAATGCCTGAAATGGGCGGTATTGAGGCAGTTGAAAAATTGAATGCCCGAAATACCAAAACCAAGTGCATCATTCTGTCGATGCACGATTCAGAAGAATATATTTTAAAATCGGTAAAAGCAGGGGCCAATGGCTATCTATTAAAAGATACGGATAAGAACGAATTTATAAAGGCCATACGAACTGTTGATGAAGGAGGCAAATATTTTAGTGGGGATATTTCAAACGTATTGGTGAACAATTTATTTGGTCAAGGACAGGCGGCTAACAAAGTAAACCTCTCAAAAAGTAGTAAAGCGAATGCCTTTGATCTAACCAATAAAGAGCTTCAAGTACTTGAGTTGATTTTGTCGGGTTATACGAGCAAAGAAATATCGGAGCAGCTGCAAAACAGCAAACGTACCATAGAAACCCACCGTTTTAACTTGATGCGTAAAATGGAAGTCAAAAATCTGATTGAGCTTTCTAAAAAAGCTAGAGAAGCTGGGTTGGTCTAATCATTTTCCATTTCTGATTTGGAATTGACAAATTAAACGTGCGAGAATTACCAATCTCCAAGAATAAAGCCTAACTATTACGAAATCTTTACTACGTATTACTACGTAATTTTCTATTTTTCTTTTTTAAAAAATAGCAAAAACCAAATAGGTTGCTATGCAGAAAAAAGAAAGCCAAGATACCATTTGTTCCTATTGCGGGGTAGGTTGCGGAATTACCGTAACCAAAGATAGTCGTGGAGCACTATCGGTTGTTGGAAATGAAGAGTACCCCGTAAACAAAGGGATGCTTTGTTCTAAGGGCAAGAACCTGAACTATGTGGCCCAAGATACGAGTGACAGAATCTTGTATCCAGAGATGCGTTGGAGCAGAAACCACCCATTACAAAGGGTTACTTGGGATATTGCGTTTAAGCGGGCGGCTGCAGTTTTCAAAAGTATTATTGACAAACATGGCCCCGATAGTGTTGGGTTTTATGTCTCTGGGCAATGCCTTACAGAAGAATACTATCTGGCCAATAAATTGACCAAAGGTTTTATTGGCACCAACAATATTGATACGAATTCCCGTTTGTGCATGAGTTCTGCTGTTGTTGGCTATAAAAAAACAGTGGGAGAAGACGCGGTGCCTATAGCATATGAAGATATCGAGTTAGCCGATTGTTTTTTGATTGCTGGGGCCAATCCTGCATGGTGTCATCCCATTTTGTTCCGAAGATTGGAAAAGCATAAAGAAGCTAATCCCAATATTAAAGTAATCGTTGTAGACCCAAGAAAAACGCAGACATGTGCCTTGGCCGATATACACCTTCAAATTTTACCCGGTACCGATGTTATTTTGTTCAATGCCATTGCGCGATGGTTGATCGAACGCAAAAAAATAGATACGTCCTTTATCAAAAAGCACACCTCAAATTTTGAAGCTTGCAGGCAAAGTGCTTTTAGCTTGACACTTAGACAAGCTGCGGCGGCATGTGGAATTACTCTAGAAGAAATTAAGAAAGCCGGTAAACTCATTGGTACTTCCAAACGGTTTATTAGCATGTGGACCATGGGGCTGAACCAAAGTGTAATCGGAACGGATAAAAATATGGCATTGCTCAATATTTCATTACTTACCGGACAGATTGGTAAGCCAGGTTGTGGGCCATTTTCGCTTACTGGGCAACCCAATGCCATGGGAGGTAGAGAAGTTGGGGGTATGGCCAATCTTCTTGCGGCGCATCGAGATTTGGGGAATCCCAAGCATCGAAAAGAAGTGGAGGAATTTTGGGGTGGAAAACCCATAAAGAAAGAACCAGGACTTACCGCTACAGAAATGTTCAATGCATTGAAAAATGGGAAACTAAAAGCCGTTTGGATTATCTGCACCAATCCTGTAGTGAGTCTGCCCAATGCCAAAAAAGTGGAAGCAGCACTCGAAAACGCAAGCTTTGTTGTTGTTCAAGATATTTCACATCGTTCCGAAACCACAACATATGCGGATTTGCTGCTTCCTGCGGCAGGTTGGTTAGAGAAAGAGGGCACCATGACCAATTCGGAACGGCGTATCAGTTATTTACCCAAAGTAATCGACCCACCTGGTGAAGCGTTGCCCGATGCAGAAATCTTATGGCGCTTTGGTCAAGAAATGGGTTATCCAAGTTTTGAATACAATTCGGCCAGTGAAGTGTACGATGAGTATTGCTTGATGACCAAGGGCACCAACATTGATATTTCTGGACTGTCCTATGAGCGTCTAAAGAACGAAGGGAGTTTTCAGTGGCCAGTTCCACATAAAAACCACAAAGGAACACCACGGCTATTTGAAGACCATAACTATTTCACCGTCAATGGAAAGGCTCATTTTAATGCTCCAAGAAAAATATATAACCAATCGGAACAAACGGATTCTGAATATCCACTGATATTGAATACTGGACGTATTCGTGACCAATGGCATACCCGGACCAAAACAGGTAAGGTCAAACGTTTGCTCACACATATTCCCACACCTTATCTTGAGATGAACAAAGTAGATGCTTATTTACATGGTTTGAAAGAAGAAGATATTGCGGTAGTTACCAGTAGAAGGGGCAGTGTACGGGTAAAGGTCAAAATCAACTTTGATATTCGGGAGAAAGTGGTCTTTTTGCCCATGCACTGGGGTAAAATCTTGAACAACGATTTTAGTAGGGCCAATAACTTGACGAACGATTTGATAGATCCCATTTCTAAAGAGCCGGATTTTAAATATTGTGCGGTCAAGGTCGAGAAATATCAAAAACCAAAACAAAAAATAGTGATTGTTGGCGCTGGTGCTGCCGCCTATCGATTTATTCAATCATATCGAGAAAAAAATGAGGACGACGACCTCTATGTATTTTCAAAAGAAGCCTATCCTTTTTATAATAGGGTGCTGTTGCCAGAATATGTGAACGAGGAATTGCCTTGGGAGTCCTTACTCAAGTTAAAGCGGGGAGAACTAGAAAGGTTGAATGTCAATCTTTATCCTTCAAATGGTATTTCACGGATAGATTCCGAGGAAAAAACAGTTACTGATGATAACGGCAAAACACATTCATACGACATTCTCGTATTGGCCACTGGTAGTCGGGCCTTTGTGCCCAATGAAGTTCGAATGGACTTGGCAGGACGTTTCACGATGCGTGAAAGAGGCGATGCGGATAGGTTGAAACATTATTTAAATGAAACAGGACTTGCGTCCAACCAACAACATGTGGTTATTGTCGGGGGCGGACTGTTGGGCCTAGAACTGGCAGCATCGCTTAAAAAAATCGATATCAATATCAGCATTATCCAACGTGCGCCACGTCTAATGGAACGCCAACTTGATGCCGTGGCCAGTCGCTTATTGGCCGAAGACGTCACCGAGAGAGGTATTCAAATCTACTTTGATAGTGAAGTGAGCACTGTTTTTGAAGAACAAAAAAGCAAACACACACTTCAAGTGACATTAAAAACAGGGCGGACCATAACATGCAATGCTATTGTTTATGCTATTGGTACACGACCCAATATTCAATTGGCAAGAAGCGCGGATATCAAAACACGTAGAGGAGTAGAGGTCAATTCGTACCTGCAGAGCAGTAGACCTGACATTTTTGCTTTGGGTGAAATTGCAGAATACAAAAATTCTTTGTTCGGGATCACTTCTGCTGCAGAGCAACAAGCCGACATTGCCGCTAACTATATTTTAGGTGACCTTGGAAGTATGTACTCGGGCTCTGTACTCATGAACATTTTAAAGTTTGAGAACTTAGATCTTTGCAGTATTGGGATGGTCAATGTTCCACCCGATGATAGTTCATTTGAAGAAATCATTTTGATGGATGTGCGCAAAAGGTTCTATAAAAAGTGTATCGTTAAAGATGATACGTTAAAAGGAGCCATATTGATGGGAGACAAAAATGAATTTGCAGAGTTTAAACGGTTAATCGAAGATGAAATTGAACTTTCCGAAAAGCGCGACGAACTCCTAAGGGGAACATCCAATACGGTTCCATTAAAGGGTAAACTCATTTGTTCATGCAGTCAGGTAGGCGAAGGAAATATTAAAGATGTAATTGCCAATGGATGTGATAGCTTCACTCAAATATGTGTCGAAACTGGAGCGGGTCTTGGCTGTGGTAGTTGCAAGCCCGAGGTGAAGGCATTACTTGATACGGAAGTAAAAACAGTAAAAGCATGAAAAATGACAACTTATATCGCATATTTTTAAAGGGTGGAGTGACTTCCCCTGGTGAGCTTAAAGATTGCATTACCATGCTGACATCAGTAGGATTGAACGAAGTCTATTTTGGTTCAAGACAAGACCTACTTTTTCCTTTGGACACTAAAAATAATATTGAAGACAATCTAACTCCTTCTTTCGGTAACGATGTAATTGGGGACCGAAGTTTTCAGAATATTGTTTGCTCATACGTATCGGCCGATATT
The nucleotide sequence above comes from Flagellimonas sp. HMM57. Encoded proteins:
- a CDS encoding alginate export family protein, whose product is MKKLYFILFLFILSVNPIIAQFTLDAQFRPRTEYRNGFQFLQQDGVDAGFVTNTRARIGAGYKTDSYEIYINIQDLQIWGENPQLAPIDANDTFSLFEAWAELQLGKGWSTKLGRQVLSYDDQRYFGGLDWAQQGRYHDLAMIKYRKDGFMFDLGFAFNQDLDSDSQNAPKFGFKNAGTEFNSGNPFQYKTMQHLYAKKKFNNFSASLLLANLGFQQIDGDTGEVSDIQSTFTAGTHLTYKKGKFGLEGNAFLQTGKFFNGIDIEGAYLLGLESTYAISPKTKLGLGIEAISGDDTTTEATEAFLPHFGTNHKFNGFMDHFYVGNWVNRVGLLDIHASAIFNLGDKTTLFTKFLNFNGMEKTPSGERSLGNELDIVLTQKFNGFAIKLGYSQLFATDGLEELETARLGSETAIDFKGSQNWAWAMLIIKPTLFTTAKKAK
- a CDS encoding ABC transporter ATP-binding protein, which translates into the protein MAYLELNNIGKIYGEGTSATEVLTNINLSIEEGEFVAIVGFTGSGKTTLVNLINGLLQPSTGEVLFKGEPVKDTSHERGVIFQNYSLLPWLTVGQNIAMAVKEAFPKESRTKIDQRVADYVDMVSLTPAINKRPKELSGGMRQRVAVARALAMNPEMIIMDEPLGALDALTRGNLQDEILNIWSKDKRTALLITNDVDEGIYMADRIIPLRPGPKATLGPEFKINIDRPRDKTALNDNAEYKKTRNAIIEYLMDIGEERKAVSTITYELPELSPKSFVA
- a CDS encoding ABC transporter ATP-binding protein; amino-acid sequence: MSTATTTIEKTHENGITFPLDKVMLDLRDLKKVYPTPKGDYVVLEHLNLQILKEEFVTIIGHSGCGKTTMLSMIAGLNPISSGNIAVLGNPVKGPGPDRGVIFQSPSLMPWMTALQNVLLGVNRVFPHATKTQRKDIAKYYLHKVGLEGAFNKKANELSQGMQQRVGIARAFAFKPKVLLLDEPFGMLDSLTRGELQDILIEIWNKEKITAVMITHDVDEAIFLADRVVMMTSGPKAKIGDILNIDFERPRTRKSVLEHNDYYNYRKHLIDFLEH
- a CDS encoding ABC transporter permease — translated: MKQSVIVTKAEQIKWAVGVRGLVSKLKLKLPKFEFKSVLKKLIIPLISILAFFGIWHIGSDILRQREIDFRVEKTLQDQGQVAANALQACFATGGLDCQTNTLPSPSQVWASVKTLVADHYIIKQDKLDFIAKTEALNTKRLEKGKEPIVYTGRPSFIDIVLTSLKTVFAGFLLAFFIAVPIGIVIGLSNTLRNAINWFIQVFKPVSPVVWYLLVFMIVKTLLIGTSSDNSFVISFISVGLCSMWATLVNTAMGVSSVDKDYINVAKVLKLGPIQKVFKVILPSSLPLIFTGLRITLSVAWMVLIAIELLAQSPGLGLFVWEEFQNGANDSNSKIIVAMFVIGIIGFLLDRIMLWIQNAVSFNKNATA
- a CDS encoding nitrate reductase, with the protein product MQKKESQDTICSYCGVGCGITVTKDSRGALSVVGNEEYPVNKGMLCSKGKNLNYVAQDTSDRILYPEMRWSRNHPLQRVTWDIAFKRAAAVFKSIIDKHGPDSVGFYVSGQCLTEEYYLANKLTKGFIGTNNIDTNSRLCMSSAVVGYKKTVGEDAVPIAYEDIELADCFLIAGANPAWCHPILFRRLEKHKEANPNIKVIVVDPRKTQTCALADIHLQILPGTDVILFNAIARWLIERKKIDTSFIKKHTSNFEACRQSAFSLTLRQAAAACGITLEEIKKAGKLIGTSKRFISMWTMGLNQSVIGTDKNMALLNISLLTGQIGKPGCGPFSLTGQPNAMGGREVGGMANLLAAHRDLGNPKHRKEVEEFWGGKPIKKEPGLTATEMFNALKNGKLKAVWIICTNPVVSLPNAKKVEAALENASFVVVQDISHRSETTTYADLLLPAAGWLEKEGTMTNSERRISYLPKVIDPPGEALPDAEILWRFGQEMGYPSFEYNSASEVYDEYCLMTKGTNIDISGLSYERLKNEGSFQWPVPHKNHKGTPRLFEDHNYFTVNGKAHFNAPRKIYNQSEQTDSEYPLILNTGRIRDQWHTRTKTGKVKRLLTHIPTPYLEMNKVDAYLHGLKEEDIAVVTSRRGSVRVKVKINFDIREKVVFLPMHWGKILNNDFSRANNLTNDLIDPISKEPDFKYCAVKVEKYQKPKQKIVIVGAGAAAYRFIQSYREKNEDDDLYVFSKEAYPFYNRVLLPEYVNEELPWESLLKLKRGELERLNVNLYPSNGISRIDSEEKTVTDDNGKTHSYDILVLATGSRAFVPNEVRMDLAGRFTMRERGDADRLKHYLNETGLASNQQHVVIVGGGLLGLELAASLKKIDINISIIQRAPRLMERQLDAVASRLLAEDVTERGIQIYFDSEVSTVFEEQKSKHTLQVTLKTGRTITCNAIVYAIGTRPNIQLARSADIKTRRGVEVNSYLQSSRPDIFALGEIAEYKNSLFGITSAAEQQADIAANYILGDLGSMYSGSVLMNILKFENLDLCSIGMVNVPPDDSSFEEIILMDVRKRFYKKCIVKDDTLKGAILMGDKNEFAEFKRLIEDEIELSEKRDELLRGTSNTVPLKGKLICSCSQVGEGNIKDVIANGCDSFTQICVETGAGLGCGSCKPEVKALLDTEVKTVKA
- a CDS encoding CmpA/NrtA family ABC transporter substrate-binding protein yields the protein MKSTIKNLFGLALITVVLTACSGKKEKKSADLAEVKDVPSVSLEIEKPQLTFGFIKLTDMAPLAIAKEKGFFEDEGLFVSVEAQSNWKNVLDRVIDGQLDGSHMLAGQPIAAGAGFGRQAELVTPFSMDLNGNGITVSNDVWSKMKSNVPVDSEGKTVHPIKADALKPVITGYKNSGKPFKMGMVFPVSTHNYEIRYWLAAAGIHPGMYTADNVQGQIDAEVLLSVTPPPQMPATLEAGTIYGYCVGEPWNQQAVFKGIGVPVTTNYDIWKNNPEKVFVMTKKFIEENPNTAVAVTKALIRAGKWLDEPENRAEAVKILSMSQYVGAPEEVLANSMTGTFEFEKGDKRSMPDFNVFYKYDATYPFYSDGIWFLTQMRRWGQIPQSKPAEWYGETIKDIYRPDIWRKAAELLVVEGHIPASDIPTTDGYKPATSEFIDGNTYDAKDPIGYINSFKIGNKEETSL
- a CDS encoding response regulator transcription factor codes for the protein METVLNNAIQIVLADDHALVRDGIRALLEEENNLQVIGEVSNGTEAMAMVAEKQPDILIIDIRMPEMGGIEAVEKLNARNTKTKCIILSMHDSEEYILKSVKAGANGYLLKDTDKNEFIKAIRTVDEGGKYFSGDISNVLVNNLFGQGQAANKVNLSKSSKANAFDLTNKELQVLELILSGYTSKEISEQLQNSKRTIETHRFNLMRKMEVKNLIELSKKAREAGLV